The genomic interval CTGCTGAAATTGATGTCTGGAGTGAAATTGAGTTTTTTGCACGGGCCTTATCCGCTATCAGTCGTATGGCGCTTGCTCAGGAAACAAGCTATGCATCAGCAGTATTGGCGATTACTGGAACTAATGGCAAAACAACTACCACGGCATTAACGGGTCAGCTGTGTGAGCGTGCTGGCAAGAAGGTCGCCGTGGCTGGAAATATTAGTCCTGCGGCCTTAGAAAAGTTGATGAGTTGTTTAGATGGCGCAGATCAAATTGTGGATATGCCAGAGGTATGGGTGATAGAACTCTCGAGTTTCCAGCTTGTCTATACCCATACATTCAATGCAACTGCGGCAACAGTTCTGAATATTACTCAAGACCATCTAGATTGGCATGGTGATATGCAGGCTTATACAACTGCTAAATCAAAGATATTTGGCGATGACACAGTTTGCGTTCTAAATCGTGATGATCCCCTCGCAATGGGATTGCTCTCTGAAAAACAAACGACAGAGAAATCCATCGTTACCTTCGGGTCAAATCGTCCAGATGAGCAAGACGCCTTTGGTATCGAGCATGACTTGCGAGCGGGTGGAATTGATTGGCTAGTTTGGGCTGAAGTAGATGAAGAGGTTGAGCCTCAACCTAAACGTCGTCGTAAGTCTGCAGCATTACAAGAAGATGAGTCACTACGATTAAAGCGTTTGATCCCAGCAGATGCATTAAGAATCCGCGGTCGACATAATGCTCTAAATGCCTTAGCTGCATTGGCATTAGCTCGAGCTGCTAAATTGCCATTGAACGTGCTCTTGCATGGTTTACGGGACTACCATGGTGAACCGCATCGTGTACAAAGTATTGCAATCGTTAGAGACGTTGAGTATGTAGATGATAGTAAAGGCACCAATGTCGGTGCAACAGTTGCCGCATTAAATGGCTTAGGCAGCAATGAAGCGGGTAAACGTATTTGGTTAATTGTCGGTGGCGATGGCAAAGGGCAAGACTTTAGCCCACTTCGTGAACCAGCCTTACGTTTTGTGAAGGGCGCCTTCTTGATTGGAAAAGATGGTGCAGCAATTGGCGAAGCTTTAGGTACTGGCATTCCTATTACAAATTGTATTGATCTGAGGTCTGCTGTTAAGGCTGCTGCCGGTCAGGCCGTATCCGGAGATATAGTGTTGCTCTCCCCAGCTTGTGCCAGTTTTGACCAATTTCGTGACTATCTTGAACGTGCACAAGTGTTTGCTTCAGAAGTTGAAGAGCTGGGAATGCAATTTGAAGGAGTTCAGGCATGAATTTGAACGATAAATTTTTCCCTGAAAATCATCTTGGACTGAATCGCTTCTGGAATTTTTCTAGAGGTGGAATTGATAACTTTCGAACTGGCTTGCGTGATGCGGTTTCTGGAGTGGAGCAGACTCGCTCACGGATGATGGAGTATGACCAGTTGCTTGTTTGGGCAATTCTCTCTCTTATGTTGATCGGTTTAGTGATGGTCTACTCTGCTTCCATCGCATTAGCGGATGGACCTAAGTACGCAAATTACAGCAGTAATTATTTCTTGATCCGCCACATGATTTCTTTGGCAATTGCCATTGGGGTGGGAATATGGGTTTTCAAGATTCCTACAAAGGTATGGGATCGCTATTCGCCAGTCATGTTTGGATTTACTATTTTATTGCTGATCGCCGTATTAACTCCAGGGGTTGGTAAGGGTGTGAATGGAGCTAAACGTTGGATCCCTTTGGGTTTGATGAATTTTCAGCCGTCCGAATTGATGAAGTTTGCCGCTGTAATTTTTGCTG from Polynucleobacter necessarius carries:
- the murD gene encoding UDP-N-acetylmuramoyl-L-alanine--D-glutamate ligase yields the protein MANESYQAPFRFLILGLGETGVAMAKWCLRNGAKVRFADTRDQSSFSARQHAWLQELQIAGLKDICFGPVGDELLKDIDVIGIGPGLSPLQEPIQSLLARAEAAEIDVWSEIEFFARALSAISRMALAQETSYASAVLAITGTNGKTTTTALTGQLCERAGKKVAVAGNISPAALEKLMSCLDGADQIVDMPEVWVIELSSFQLVYTHTFNATAATVLNITQDHLDWHGDMQAYTTAKSKIFGDDTVCVLNRDDPLAMGLLSEKQTTEKSIVTFGSNRPDEQDAFGIEHDLRAGGIDWLVWAEVDEEVEPQPKRRRKSAALQEDESLRLKRLIPADALRIRGRHNALNALAALALARAAKLPLNVLLHGLRDYHGEPHRVQSIAIVRDVEYVDDSKGTNVGATVAALNGLGSNEAGKRIWLIVGGDGKGQDFSPLREPALRFVKGAFLIGKDGAAIGEALGTGIPITNCIDLRSAVKAAAGQAVSGDIVLLSPACASFDQFRDYLERAQVFASEVEELGMQFEGVQA